The proteins below are encoded in one region of Streptomyces sp. NBC_00490:
- a CDS encoding NAD-dependent epimerase/dehydratase family protein, with amino-acid sequence MGKVVLVTGVARQLGGRFVRRIQRDPQVDRVIAVDAVPPEHHLGGADFIQADIRQSTIARVLAETGADTVVHLDVTAMALGSGSRTTVKETNVIGTMQLLGACQKSPTVKRLVVKSSTNVYGSAPRDPAVFTETTPPKSLPSGGFAKDTVEVEGYVRGFARRRPDVAVCVLRFANILGPSADTPLASYFSLPVLPTVLGYDPRLQFVHEDDVIEVLRIASHEPRRGTLNSGTFNIAGDGVLLLSQCARRLGRPTVPLLLPAVTWAGSLVRTLGMTDFSPEQIRLLTHGRVVSTDQMRETLGFQPKYTTAETFADFARGRGPGLVPPEAVAGAVDRIAALPVLGGGHPTTQSAN; translated from the coding sequence GGTGGCCCGTCAGCTGGGGGGCCGGTTCGTACGACGGATCCAGCGTGACCCGCAGGTGGACCGGGTGATCGCCGTCGACGCCGTGCCGCCGGAACACCACCTGGGCGGCGCCGATTTCATCCAGGCCGACATCCGGCAGTCCACCATCGCGCGGGTGCTCGCGGAGACGGGCGCCGACACGGTCGTACACCTGGACGTGACGGCCATGGCGCTGGGCAGTGGCAGCCGGACCACGGTCAAGGAGACCAACGTCATCGGCACCATGCAGCTCCTCGGTGCCTGCCAGAAGTCGCCGACGGTCAAAAGGCTCGTCGTCAAATCCAGTACCAATGTCTATGGGTCCGCGCCTCGCGATCCCGCCGTCTTCACCGAGACGACTCCTCCCAAGTCGCTGCCCAGCGGCGGCTTCGCCAAGGACACCGTCGAGGTCGAGGGGTATGTGCGGGGGTTCGCGCGGCGGCGGCCCGATGTGGCCGTGTGTGTGCTGCGGTTCGCCAACATCCTGGGGCCCAGCGCCGACACGCCCCTCGCCTCGTACTTCTCGCTGCCCGTGCTGCCCACCGTTCTCGGGTACGACCCGCGGCTGCAGTTCGTGCACGAGGACGATGTGATCGAGGTGTTGCGCATCGCCTCGCACGAGCCGCGGCGGGGCACGCTCAACAGCGGGACGTTCAACATCGCCGGTGACGGGGTGCTGCTGCTGTCGCAGTGCGCGCGCAGGCTGGGGCGGCCCACCGTGCCGTTGCTGCTGCCGGCGGTCACCTGGGCCGGATCGCTGGTGCGTACGCTCGGGATGACGGACTTCTCGCCCGAGCAGATCCGGCTGCTCACGCACGGCCGGGTCGTGTCGACGGACCAGATGCGCGAGACGCTCGGATTCCAGCCGAAGTACACGACGGCGGAGACGTTCGCGGACTTCGCGCGCGGCCGCGGACCCGGACTGGTGCCGCCGGAGGCCGTCGCGGGGGCCGTCGACCGGATCGCCGCGCTGCCTGTCCTGGGCGGCGGCCACCCCACGACGCAGAGCGCCAACTGA
- a CDS encoding lysophospholipid acyltransferase family protein, producing the protein MADAKVIPFDDDRSRGAAVQRPSRRRSAGSRRKGAEPAVVREVQPLPSEAPGQDDVPVTREEQPPQQAQNDGGIERRIAGGLSFLRRRLTGDYDVDDFGYDEELTDQVLMSLLRPVYEKYFRVEVKGIENIPAEGGALIVANHSGTLPLDGLMMQVAVHDNHPAGRHLRLLAADLVFMLPVVNELARKLGHTLACAEDAQRLLGQGELVGVMPEGFKGIGKPFSERYKLQRFGRGGFVSTALRNGAPIIPCSIVGAEEIYPMIGNAKTLARLLGFPYFPITPTFPWLGPLGGIPLPTKWTIQFGEPILTDGYPPEAAEDPMLMFNLTDQVREQIQHTLYKLLVQRRSVFF; encoded by the coding sequence ATGGCGGACGCCAAGGTCATTCCGTTCGACGACGACCGGTCCCGCGGGGCTGCCGTACAGCGGCCGTCGCGGCGCCGGAGCGCGGGGAGCAGGCGCAAGGGGGCCGAGCCCGCGGTGGTCCGAGAGGTCCAGCCCCTGCCCAGCGAGGCGCCGGGGCAGGATGATGTCCCTGTGACGCGTGAGGAACAGCCGCCGCAGCAGGCGCAGAACGACGGCGGTATCGAGCGGCGGATCGCGGGCGGGCTCTCCTTCCTGCGGCGCCGGCTCACCGGTGACTACGACGTCGATGACTTCGGTTACGACGAGGAGCTGACCGACCAGGTCCTGATGTCCTTGCTGCGGCCGGTGTACGAGAAGTACTTCCGGGTCGAGGTGAAGGGCATCGAGAACATCCCGGCGGAGGGTGGCGCGCTGATCGTCGCCAACCACTCCGGGACGCTCCCGCTGGACGGTCTGATGATGCAGGTCGCCGTCCACGACAACCATCCCGCGGGCCGGCATCTCCGGTTGCTCGCCGCGGACCTGGTCTTCATGCTGCCGGTGGTCAACGAGCTCGCCCGCAAGCTCGGCCACACCCTGGCCTGCGCGGAGGACGCCCAGCGGCTGCTCGGTCAGGGTGAGTTGGTCGGAGTGATGCCGGAGGGCTTCAAGGGCATCGGCAAGCCCTTCAGCGAGCGGTACAAGCTCCAGCGCTTCGGCCGCGGCGGCTTCGTCTCCACGGCGCTGCGCAACGGGGCACCGATCATCCCGTGCTCGATCGTCGGCGCGGAGGAGATCTATCCGATGATCGGCAACGCGAAGACCCTGGCCCGCCTGCTCGGCTTCCCGTACTTCCCGATCACGCCGACCTTCCCGTGGCTGGGCCCGCTGGGCGGAATCCCGCTGCCGACCAAGTGGACGATCCAGTTCGGCGAGCCGATCCTCACGGACGGCTATCCGCCGGAGGCGGCCGAGGACCCGATGTTGATGTTCAATCTGACGGACCAGGTCAGAGAGCAGATCCAGCACACGCTCTACAAGTTGCTGGTGCAGCGGCGGTCGGTCTTCTTCTAG
- a CDS encoding DUF5667 domain-containing protein, giving the protein MIANVSAHRRANAFAQALEEQSGQGPAAEQSEGPAPDSAAAEQTEQGRMLALTECLDELPRPKLDPAVKVVQRAQLVAAFEAMLQEGAAGGEAADPSVPEQRSHRARGSHRASPLGKLRPRSRLTKGLAAGGLSVGVAAGAFGGVAAASSDALPGDSLYGLKRGIEDFKLNYLSDGDDERGQGYLDQASTRLNEARRLMDRDRGGHLDHESVGEIRRALSGMQHDASEGHRLLHEAYERDPGSLGPIQALDTFSRSHREVWGALRDRLPVQLGDVSQQVSSVFEAIDEEVAPLQSLLPQPPAQDGGPGRRQGGSGSPSTGTSGSGRSAAPSSGNGTSDSSGSNGSKSPSHSSTSDDESDGLLGGNTGGLLDPTQDSTSTASPSTSTPSQPDVTLPPLLPGLLPGLGIDGEDAN; this is encoded by the coding sequence GTGATCGCGAACGTATCGGCACACCGGCGGGCGAACGCCTTCGCCCAGGCCCTGGAGGAGCAGTCCGGCCAGGGCCCGGCGGCCGAGCAGTCCGAAGGACCGGCGCCGGACTCGGCAGCTGCGGAACAGACCGAACAGGGCCGCATGCTGGCCCTTACGGAATGTCTCGACGAGCTGCCCAGGCCGAAGCTGGACCCCGCGGTCAAGGTCGTCCAGCGGGCCCAGCTGGTGGCCGCGTTCGAGGCCATGCTCCAGGAAGGTGCCGCCGGAGGCGAGGCAGCGGATCCTTCGGTGCCCGAACAGCGCTCCCATCGGGCGCGGGGTTCGCACCGGGCGTCCCCGCTGGGCAAACTGCGACCGCGTTCCCGACTGACCAAGGGCCTCGCGGCCGGCGGACTCAGTGTCGGGGTCGCCGCGGGTGCCTTCGGCGGAGTCGCCGCCGCCAGCTCGGACGCCCTCCCGGGCGACTCGCTGTACGGCTTGAAGCGCGGCATCGAGGACTTCAAGCTCAACTATCTGTCCGACGGGGACGACGAGCGCGGCCAGGGCTATCTCGACCAGGCCTCCACGCGTCTCAACGAGGCCCGTCGGCTGATGGACCGTGACCGCGGCGGCCACCTCGATCACGAGTCCGTCGGCGAGATCCGTCGCGCCCTGTCCGGCATGCAGCACGACGCCTCCGAGGGGCACCGGCTGCTCCATGAGGCGTACGAGCGCGACCCGGGCTCCCTGGGCCCCATCCAGGCCCTCGACACCTTCTCCCGCTCGCACCGCGAGGTCTGGGGCGCGCTGCGCGACCGGCTGCCGGTGCAGCTCGGCGATGTCAGTCAGCAGGTGTCGTCGGTGTTCGAGGCCATAGACGAAGAAGTGGCCCCGTTGCAGTCCCTGCTGCCCCAGCCTCCGGCCCAGGACGGTGGTCCGGGCCGACGGCAGGGCGGTTCCGGCTCGCCGTCCACCGGCACGTCCGGCTCCGGCCGCTCGGCCGCGCCCAGCAGTGGCAACGGCACCTCGGACAGCAGCGGCTCGAACGGCAGCAAGAGTCCCAGCCATTCGTCCACGTCCGACGACGAGAGCGACGGCCTCCTCGGCGGCAACACCGGCGGCCTGCTCGACCCGACCCAGGACAGCACCAGCACGGCCTCCCCGTCCACGAGCACCCCGTCCCAGCCGGACGTCACGCTCCCGCCCCTCCTCCCGGGCCTCCTGCCCGGCCTGGGCATCGACGGCGAGGACGCGAACTAG
- a CDS encoding ECF subfamily RNA polymerase sigma factor, BldN family, translated as MYPHVGVDASGLATLRATVQDLLRGFVPTAYAVPALAVATAPIGPCYALADGSAAVGRRGRSTGTTAARRPAADSDSARMMDLVERAQAGEADAFGRLYDQYSDTVYRYIYYRVGGKATAEDLTSETFLRALRRIGTFTWQGRDFGAWLVTIARNLVADHFKSSRFRLEVTTGEMLDANEVERSPEDSVLESLSNAALLDAVRRLNPQQQECVTLRFLQGLSVAETARVMGKNEGAIKTLQYRAVRTLARLLPDDAR; from the coding sequence GTGTACCCACACGTCGGGGTTGACGCCTCGGGCCTGGCTACGCTGCGCGCAACGGTCCAAGACCTGTTGCGCGGCTTCGTCCCCACCGCGTACGCCGTCCCCGCCCTCGCCGTAGCCACGGCACCGATCGGCCCGTGCTACGCACTCGCCGACGGTTCCGCGGCTGTCGGCAGAAGAGGGCGTTCGACCGGCACCACCGCCGCGCGCCGACCGGCCGCGGACAGCGACAGCGCCCGCATGATGGACCTCGTGGAGCGTGCCCAGGCCGGCGAGGCCGACGCCTTCGGACGCCTCTACGACCAGTACAGCGACACCGTCTACCGGTACATCTACTACCGGGTGGGCGGCAAGGCGACCGCCGAGGACCTCACCAGCGAGACGTTCCTGCGCGCGCTGCGCAGGATCGGCACCTTCACCTGGCAGGGCCGTGACTTCGGCGCCTGGCTTGTGACGATCGCCCGGAACCTCGTCGCCGACCACTTCAAGTCCAGCCGTTTTCGTCTCGAAGTGACGACCGGCGAGATGCTCGACGCCAACGAGGTCGAGCGGTCACCGGAGGACTCCGTCCTGGAGTCCCTCTCCAACGCCGCCCTCCTGGACGCCGTGCGCCGCCTCAACCCACAGCAGCAGGAGTGTGTGACGCTCCGCTTCCTCCAGGGCCTCTCGGTCGCCGAGACCGCCCGGGTGATGGGCAAGAACGAGGGCGCCATCAAGACCCTGCAGTACCGGGCCGTGCGCACCCTCGCCCGGCTCCTCCCGGACGACGCCCGCTGA
- a CDS encoding HAD family hydrolase — translation MAALGWLTPRRRSATARSVLAGEASAEAARKSSQEVEETSAPGGEPVFPVLGDDKAAAFFDLDNTVMQGASLFHFGRGLYKRKFFETRDLARFAWQQAWFRLAGIEDPEHMQEARDSALSIVQGHRVSELMSIGEEIYDEYMAERIWPGTRALAQAHLDAGQKVWLVTAAPVEIAGVIARRLGLTGALGTVAESVDGVYTGKLVGEPLHGPAKAEAVRALASAEGLDLNRCAAYSDSHNDIPMLSLVGHPYAINPDAKLRRHARNLDWRLRDYRTGRKAAKVGIPAAAGVGAVAGGTAAAIALHRRRR, via the coding sequence GGCCGCTCGCAAGTCGTCACAGGAGGTCGAGGAGACCTCCGCCCCAGGTGGGGAACCGGTGTTCCCGGTACTCGGCGACGACAAGGCAGCCGCCTTCTTCGACCTCGACAACACCGTCATGCAGGGTGCGTCGCTGTTCCACTTCGGCCGGGGCCTGTACAAGCGGAAGTTCTTCGAGACCCGCGACCTCGCCCGGTTCGCCTGGCAGCAGGCGTGGTTCAGGCTGGCCGGCATCGAGGATCCCGAACACATGCAGGAGGCCCGCGACTCGGCCCTGTCGATCGTGCAGGGCCACCGCGTCTCCGAGCTGATGTCCATCGGCGAGGAGATCTACGACGAGTACATGGCCGAACGCATCTGGCCCGGCACCCGCGCCCTCGCCCAGGCCCACCTGGACGCGGGCCAGAAGGTGTGGCTCGTCACAGCGGCCCCCGTGGAGATCGCCGGGGTGATCGCCCGCCGCCTCGGCCTGACCGGCGCCCTCGGCACGGTGGCGGAGTCGGTGGACGGCGTCTATACGGGCAAGCTGGTGGGCGAACCCCTGCACGGCCCCGCGAAGGCGGAGGCGGTCCGAGCGCTGGCATCGGCGGAGGGCCTGGACCTGAACCGCTGCGCCGCCTACAGCGACAGCCACAACGACATCCCCATGCTCTCCCTGGTGGGCCACCCCTACGCGATCAACCCGGACGCCAAGCTCCGCAGGCACGCGAGGAACCTGGACTGGCGTCTGAGGGACTACCGAACGGGCCGCAAGGCGGCAAAGGTCGGCATCCCCGCGGCAGCAGGCGTAGGAGCGGTTGCCGGAGGCACTGCGGCCGCGATCGCTCTGCATCGCCGCCGCAGGTGA